The Deltaproteobacteria bacterium nucleotide sequence GGATGAACATGGGCACGGGCACCAGCACGAAGGTGGAGATGGAGCTGTCGATGCTCAGCACGAGCTGCTGCAGGCCGATGGTCCCGCCCCAGAAGACGTAGACCCCGACGAGGTTCACCAACGTGAAGGCGAAGGCTACCGGCAGCCCGATGAGCAGCAGCGCGGTCAGGCCGCCGAAGAAGAACAGCATGTAGGCCCACCACTCCACCGCTGTTCACCTCACCCGCCGGACCCCACGGGTTCGGGTGCCGCGTCGTAGGCGCGCCGGGCCCGTCTCATGAACTGGAGGGAGAGAAGAAAGCAGCCCAGCGGGATGACGCCCAGGTTGATGACCCTGGGGATCTCGATCTCGGCCGGGATGAGGATGCCCCGCTGCCACGAAGTGACGGCCTCGACGGTGCCGTACCAGGCCACCACGAGGCAGATCAACGCGCCGACAACGGAGTTGGCGCAGGTCAGCCAGCGGCGGGTCGCGGGCCTGAGCCGGGTGACCAGCAGGTCGATGGTGACGTGCTCTTCGCGCCGGAGCACCCAGGCGGCGCCCAGGAAGGCGATGTAGACGAGCAGCGTGCCGCTGATCTGGTCGACCCCCAAGAGGCCCTCCCGCAGACCGTACCGGAAGAAGACCTTGACGGAGGTGAGGAGCATGACGGCCACCAAGAGGGCGCCGGAAAGCGCCGCGCCGGCATCCAGGAGCCAGTCGAAGATGCGGATGATTTTCTTGCCGGCCGTCATGCGGGGGTGTGAGCCGTCAGTTATATCCCATCAGCTTCCTGGCCGCGGCATAGTCGTCCGCGCTCATCACGGTCTTGAAGTGCGCCCACAGGGCCTCGTTGGAGGTCTTGGCCCAGTTCTTCGCCTCGGCGTCCGAGAACTTGATGACCTTCATGCCGGCCTTCTTCATGGCCGCCAACTGATAGGCCTGGTGCGCGGACATCCAGCCGGCGGACCAGCGCTGGACCGGAGCGACGGAATCCAGCATGGCCTGCTGAACGTCCTTGGACAGGCTGTTCCACTTCTTCAGGTTCACCGCGATGCCGATGCCGTCCCGGTACAGCGGATGGCCGATGAGGAACTTGGTGACCTTGTGCCAGCCGAAGTTGGTGAAGCCGTCGTAGTAGGGCCAGGTAAAGCCTTCCACCGTGCCCCTCTCCAGCGCGAGGTAGACTTCCGACGGCGGAAGGGTTACCGGCTCGGCACCTACCGCCTTGACGAAGAAGCGCGTCAGCGGCGGTACGCGGATCTTCATGCCCTTGAGGTCGGCCGGGCTGGAGACCTCCTTCTGGGTGGACATGAAATGGTTGCCGGTGTTCCGGTCGCCCGAGAAGGCCCCAAGGTAGCGGACCCCCTGCTTCTCGTACATCTTCACCATGAAGTCGTGCAGCGCGTTCCCCGGCCCGCCGTCGGGAGGCTCCAACGGCGACAGCTCGGTTACGTAGCCCGGCTTGACCACGCCCGCCCAGTAGTTCAGCGCGCCGAACCAGACGTCGAACACGCCCCGCACCAGCGCTTCCGGCTGGTCGAAGGTGGGAACCACTTCCCGCGCTCCCTTGAAGGTGATCACCGCCTTGCCGTTGGCGCGCCGGTTCACTTCTTCCATGTAGCGGATGCCGACGTCGGCGGCGGAAGAGACGCCCGGAGGCCAGGAGCCCACCATGTTCAGCTTGACTTGTGCGGATGCGGTTCCAGCCCCGCCCGAAAGCCACAGCAAGGCCAGCGCCGCCACCATCCATGCACCGATTGAGCCGTTTCGCTTCATTTCGCTCCCCCTCTCTGGACACCCCAATCAGAGGTGCCCCAACGCAAAAAATCCGGGAAACCGCC carries:
- a CDS encoding TRAP transporter large permease, whose protein sequence is MEWWAYMLFFFGGLTALLLIGLPVAFAFTLVNLVGVYVFWGGTIGLQQLVLSIDSSISTFVLVPVPMFI
- a CDS encoding TRAP transporter small permease, with product MTAGKKIIRIFDWLLDAGAALSGALLVAVMLLTSVKVFFRYGLREGLLGVDQISGTLLVYIAFLGAAWVLRREEHVTIDLLVTRLRPATRRWLTCANSVVGALICLVVAWYGTVEAVTSWQRGILIPAEIEIPRVINLGVIPLGCFLLSLQFMRRARRAYDAAPEPVGSGG
- the dctP gene encoding TRAP transporter substrate-binding protein DctP gives rise to the protein MKRNGSIGAWMVAALALLWLSGGAGTASAQVKLNMVGSWPPGVSSAADVGIRYMEEVNRRANGKAVITFKGAREVVPTFDQPEALVRGVFDVWFGALNYWAGVVKPGYVTELSPLEPPDGGPGNALHDFMVKMYEKQGVRYLGAFSGDRNTGNHFMSTQKEVSSPADLKGMKIRVPPLTRFFVKAVGAEPVTLPPSEVYLALERGTVEGFTWPYYDGFTNFGWHKVTKFLIGHPLYRDGIGIAVNLKKWNSLSKDVQQAMLDSVAPVQRWSAGWMSAHQAYQLAAMKKAGMKVIKFSDAEAKNWAKTSNEALWAHFKTVMSADDYAAARKLMGYN